One Novosphingobium sp. G106 DNA segment encodes these proteins:
- a CDS encoding nucleoside 2-deoxyribosyltransferase, producing MAVKPSAFVLMPFEESFADIYKLGIQAAATECGVIAERVDEQTFSETILERIYRQIETADFVIADMTGRNPNVFYEVGYAHARGKLCTLLTQTADDIPFDLRHHRHIIYNGSIQTLKERLLKEIEWLKREREKQSTNSFTVELKAPDGELIKNSYSAEAQVEFVFDINNKTKMKSPEIEAIYLYTGERWKFKQAGEECPSSPSHIKDKQLRHFIKSPVPRLSPGAWAQIKVEGTKNVWSKWSGDELKEKYTLSGFLTLEIFTSEGAFKEQIDVKCEVEEFPF from the coding sequence TTGGCGGTGAAGCCGTCCGCATTTGTTCTAATGCCATTCGAAGAAAGCTTCGCTGACATATATAAGCTCGGCATACAGGCCGCAGCGACGGAATGTGGTGTTATCGCTGAACGGGTTGATGAGCAGACATTCTCCGAGACGATCTTGGAGCGTATTTATCGACAGATCGAAACCGCCGATTTTGTGATCGCCGATATGACCGGGCGGAATCCAAACGTTTTCTACGAAGTGGGCTATGCTCATGCGCGCGGCAAACTCTGCACCCTCTTGACCCAAACTGCAGATGACATTCCGTTCGACCTGCGCCACCATCGTCATATTATATATAATGGGTCCATTCAGACGCTAAAAGAAAGACTCCTAAAAGAAATTGAATGGTTAAAGCGAGAGCGGGAAAAGCAAAGTACAAATTCGTTTACAGTTGAGTTAAAGGCGCCTGACGGTGAATTAATAAAAAATTCTTATTCGGCTGAGGCTCAGGTGGAATTTGTTTTTGATATAAACAATAAAACAAAAATGAAATCTCCAGAAATAGAGGCTATTTATCTATATACTGGAGAAAGGTGGAAATTTAAACAAGCTGGAGAGGAATGTCCATCATCTCCAAGCCATATCAAAGATAAGCAGTTGAGGCATTTTATTAAATCTCCAGTTCCAAGGTTGTCTCCCGGTGCGTGGGCGCAAATTAAGGTTGAGGGGACAAAAAATGTCTGGTCGAAATGGTCGGGAGATGAGCTTAAGGAAAAGTATACGCTCTCAGGATTTTTGACACTTGAGATATTTACTTCTGAAGGCGCCTTCAAAGAGCAGATTGATGTAAAATGCGAGGTAGAGGAATTCCCATTCTGA
- the lepA gene encoding translation elongation factor 4, with product MTERSKIRNFSIIAHIDHGKSTLADRLIQFTGGLTEREMSAQVLDNMDIEKERGITIKAQTVRLQYKAKDGETYELNLMDTPGHVDFAYEVSRSLAACEGALLVVDAAQGVEAQTLANVYQSIEHDHEIVPVINKIDLPAAEPEKVRHEIEEIIGIDASEAVMTSAKSGIGIAEVLEAVVKKIPPPKGDEKAPLKAMLVDSWYDPYLGVVILVRVIDGRITKGLQVKFMAGGTEHLIDRVGCFTPKLEQLSELSAGEIGFITAQIKEVAQAKVGDTITTVKGGATEPLEGFKEVQPVVFCGLFPVDAADFEKLRESIAKLRLNDASFSFEMESSAALGFGFRAGFLGLLHLEIIQERLTREYDLDLITTAPSVVYRIQLRKSKTDDAREIMLHNPADYPDPSRIEQIDEPWIKATIYTPDEYLGSILKLCQDRRGIQTGLTYVGGRAQVNYELPLNEVVFDFYDRLKSISRGYASFDYEQIGLREGDLVKMSILVNNEPVDALSMIVHRGVAEERGRHMCERLKDLIPRHLFKIPIQAAIGGKVVARETIAAMRKDVTAKCYGGDISRKKKLLEKQKKGKARMREYGNVQIPQEAFIAALRMGEE from the coding sequence ATGACCGAACGCTCGAAAATCCGCAACTTTAGCATCATCGCACATATCGACCATGGCAAGTCGACCCTGGCGGACCGCCTGATCCAGTTCACCGGCGGCCTGACCGAGCGCGAGATGAGCGCACAAGTCCTTGATAACATGGATATCGAGAAAGAGCGCGGGATCACCATCAAGGCCCAGACCGTCCGCCTGCAATACAAGGCCAAGGACGGCGAAACCTATGAGCTCAACCTCATGGACACCCCCGGCCACGTCGACTTCGCCTACGAGGTCAGCCGCAGCCTCGCCGCCTGCGAAGGCGCGCTGCTCGTGGTCGACGCCGCCCAGGGGGTCGAGGCGCAGACGCTGGCCAACGTCTACCAGTCGATCGAGCACGACCACGAGATCGTCCCCGTCATCAACAAGATCGACCTCCCCGCCGCCGAACCCGAAAAGGTCCGCCACGAGATCGAGGAAATCATCGGCATCGACGCCTCCGAGGCGGTGATGACCAGCGCCAAGTCGGGTATCGGCATCGCCGAAGTGCTCGAGGCCGTGGTCAAGAAGATCCCGCCCCCCAAGGGCGACGAAAAGGCCCCGCTCAAGGCCATGCTCGTGGACTCGTGGTACGACCCCTACCTCGGCGTCGTCATCCTCGTGCGCGTGATCGATGGCCGCATCACCAAGGGCCTCCAGGTCAAGTTCATGGCCGGCGGCACCGAACACCTGATCGACCGCGTCGGCTGCTTCACTCCCAAGCTCGAACAGCTCAGCGAACTCAGCGCCGGCGAGATCGGCTTCATCACCGCGCAGATCAAGGAAGTCGCCCAGGCCAAGGTCGGCGACACGATCACCACGGTCAAAGGCGGCGCCACCGAGCCGCTCGAAGGCTTCAAGGAAGTCCAGCCCGTGGTGTTCTGCGGCCTGTTCCCGGTCGACGCCGCCGATTTCGAGAAGCTGCGCGAGTCCATCGCCAAGCTGCGCCTCAACGACGCCTCGTTCAGCTTCGAGATGGAAAGCAGCGCCGCGCTCGGCTTCGGCTTCCGCGCCGGCTTCCTCGGCCTGCTCCACCTCGAGATCATCCAGGAACGCCTGACCCGCGAATACGACCTCGACCTCATCACCACCGCCCCCTCGGTCGTCTACCGCATCCAGCTGCGCAAATCGAAGACCGATGACGCGCGCGAGATCATGCTGCACAACCCGGCCGACTACCCCGATCCCAGCCGCATCGAACAGATCGACGAGCCCTGGATCAAGGCGACGATCTACACGCCCGACGAATACCTCGGCTCGATCCTCAAGCTCTGCCAGGACCGCCGCGGTATCCAGACCGGCCTCACCTACGTCGGCGGCCGCGCCCAGGTGAACTACGAACTGCCGCTCAACGAAGTCGTCTTCGACTTCTACGACCGCCTCAAGTCGATCAGCCGCGGCTACGCCTCCTTCGATTACGAGCAGATCGGCCTGCGCGAAGGCGACCTCGTCAAGATGTCGATCCTCGTCAACAACGAGCCGGTCGACGCCCTGTCGATGATCGTCCACCGCGGCGTCGCCGAAGAACGCGGCCGCCACATGTGCGAACGCCTGAAAGACCTGATCCCCCGCCACCTGTTCAAGATCCCGATCCAGGCCGCGATCGGCGGCAAGGTCGTCGCCCGCGAAACCATCGCCGCGATGCGCAAGGACGTGACCGCCAAATGCTACGGCGGCGACATCAGCCGCAAGAAGAAGCTGCTGGAGAAGCAGAAGAAGGGCAAGGCGCGGATGCGGGAGTACGGCAACGTGCAGATCCCGCAGGAGGCGTTTATCGCGGCGCTGAGAATGGGTGAGGAATAG
- a CDS encoding response regulator: MERSYPIVLIVEDEPIVRFYESELAEGAGFLTLMASNADEALRELEGPVAVRILLTDVSMPGSMDGLELANMVRERWPDVRIVVASGHVDSQPGDGCEEIVYVHKPFTPHELIAALQSVV, translated from the coding sequence ATGGAGCGTAGCTATCCGATCGTGCTGATCGTCGAGGACGAGCCCATCGTCCGCTTCTACGAGAGCGAACTTGCCGAGGGCGCCGGTTTTCTCACCTTGATGGCCAGCAACGCCGACGAGGCGCTACGCGAGCTCGAGGGGCCGGTCGCGGTGCGGATCCTGCTGACCGACGTCTCGATGCCCGGCTCGATGGACGGTCTGGAACTGGCCAACATGGTGCGCGAGCGCTGGCCCGACGTGCGCATCGTCGTCGCCTCGGGCCACGTCGACAGCCAGCCGGGCGACGGCTGCGAAGAGATCGTCTACGTCCACAAGCCCTTCACGCCGCACGAACTGATCGCCGCGCTGCAGAGCGTGG
- a CDS encoding DUF1330 domain-containing protein codes for MPIYLISDVGPVAPEAQAAWDAYIAKAPATIAQYGGRYLARGGKIGVIEGDWSPLAIVLVEFPDRDAVDRWYASPEYAEALAIRGSALHRNMIVVEGTTEGGFAQVVRT; via the coding sequence ATGCCGATCTATCTGATCTCCGATGTCGGCCCCGTCGCACCCGAAGCGCAAGCGGCGTGGGACGCGTACATCGCCAAGGCCCCAGCCACGATCGCCCAGTACGGTGGCCGCTATCTCGCCCGCGGCGGGAAGATCGGCGTCATCGAGGGCGACTGGTCCCCGCTCGCCATCGTGCTGGTCGAATTCCCCGACCGCGATGCCGTCGACCGCTGGTACGCCTCGCCCGAATATGCCGAGGCCCTAGCTATCCGCGGCTCCGCGCTCCACCGCAACATGATCGTCGTCGAAGGCACCACCGAAGGCGGCTTCGCGCAGGTCGTGCGGACCTGA
- a CDS encoding alpha/beta fold hydrolase, with protein MPRATINGIGIEYELHGPEGGKPVALTPGGRFHMDTPGIREFALELAKGGRRALIYDRPNCGKSDAYVGGLSESENQAEALTGLIRHLGLGPTAIIGGSGGSRVSLLAAARDPEICSHLALWWISGEPIGLMQLAGYYCGEAAGLCSVGGMEAVMNATSWAENFAMSPTSKDYVRNFDPAKFIEIMQRWATSYQPSDISPVPGMKPVDFARIRVPAIVFRSHSSDLSHTRTTSDWVARLLPQAQYLDPPWRDDEWNYQSGSTAAGNGHSLFISWPKLAPKILELTA; from the coding sequence ATGCCGCGCGCGACAATCAACGGAATAGGCATCGAGTACGAGCTGCACGGGCCGGAGGGCGGCAAGCCCGTCGCGCTGACGCCGGGTGGGCGCTTCCACATGGACACCCCGGGCATCCGCGAATTCGCGCTCGAGCTGGCCAAAGGCGGCCGCCGCGCGCTGATCTATGATCGGCCGAACTGCGGCAAGTCCGACGCCTATGTCGGCGGGCTCAGCGAGAGCGAGAACCAGGCCGAAGCGCTGACCGGGCTGATCCGCCACCTCGGCCTCGGGCCGACGGCGATCATCGGCGGCTCGGGCGGCAGCCGCGTCTCGCTGCTCGCCGCGGCGCGCGATCCCGAGATCTGCTCGCACCTCGCGCTCTGGTGGATCAGCGGCGAGCCGATCGGGCTGATGCAGCTTGCCGGCTACTATTGCGGCGAGGCGGCGGGGCTGTGCAGCGTCGGCGGCATGGAAGCCGTGATGAACGCGACGTCCTGGGCCGAGAACTTCGCGATGAGCCCGACCTCGAAGGACTATGTCCGCAATTTCGATCCGGCCAAGTTCATCGAGATCATGCAGCGCTGGGCGACCTCGTACCAGCCGTCGGACATCTCGCCGGTGCCGGGGATGAAGCCGGTCGACTTCGCGCGCATCCGTGTGCCGGCGATCGTCTTCCGCAGCCATTCGAGCGACCTGTCGCACACGCGCACGACCAGCGACTGGGTCGCGCGGCTGTTGCCGCAGGCGCAGTACCTCGATCCGCCGTGGCGCGACGACGAATGGAACTACCAGTCGGGCAGCACCGCCGCCGGCAATGGCCATTCGCTCTTCATCTCCTGGCCGAAGCTCGCGCCGAAGATCCTCGAGCTAACTGCCTAA
- a CDS encoding calcium-binding protein, with amino-acid sequence MKITGTTDSDILNGTAGDDQIFALDGDDTVHGKDGADKIYGSFGDDDLFGDTGNDSLFGGDGNDSLNGGAGIDILNGGEGDDKLFGGDDRDRLAGGNGIDVLNGGNGDDDLAGGGDNDTLVGGNGMDFLTGGLGKDVMTGGADADTFFYYSLDETGVGVADRDVITDFQVGIDKIHLAGLGLTADNISFQQTAAFTLVNIDLDADHVPDYQIQLNKAVGVTLNDILL; translated from the coding sequence ATGAAAATTACGGGAACGACGGATTCGGACATCCTCAACGGCACGGCGGGCGACGACCAGATCTTCGCGCTCGACGGTGACGACACGGTCCACGGCAAGGACGGCGCCGACAAGATCTACGGCAGCTTCGGCGACGACGACCTGTTCGGCGATACCGGCAACGATTCGCTGTTCGGCGGCGACGGCAACGATTCGCTCAACGGCGGCGCGGGCATCGACATCCTCAATGGCGGCGAAGGCGACGACAAGCTGTTCGGCGGCGACGACCGCGACCGGCTGGCGGGCGGCAACGGCATCGACGTGCTCAACGGCGGCAACGGCGACGACGACCTCGCCGGCGGCGGCGACAACGACACGCTGGTCGGTGGCAACGGCATGGACTTCCTCACCGGCGGCCTGGGCAAGGACGTGATGACCGGCGGCGCCGATGCCGACACCTTCTTCTACTACTCGCTCGACGAGACCGGCGTGGGCGTGGCCGACCGTGACGTCATCACCGACTTCCAGGTCGGCATCGACAAGATCCACCTCGCCGGCTTGGGCCTGACCGCGGACAACATCAGCTTCCAGCAGACCGCGGCCTTCACGCTGGTGAACATCGACCTGGATGCCGACCACGTGCCCGACTACCAGATCCAGCTCAACAAGGCGGTCGGGGTGACGCTGAACGATATCCTGCTCTGA